Below is a window of Methylosinus sp. PW1 DNA.
AGGCGATGATCGGCGGTCAGCGGCGCGCCGAATCTCGCGCCGGCGAGGGCGACCGTCGAGGAGCCGGGGATGCGCTTTCGCCGCGCCAGATGATCGTAGAGCAGCAGCCCCAGCCGCACGAGCCAGGCGGGACGGATCGCGCTCTCATGCGGCAGGATGAATTGCAGCGGGTGGATGATATGCGGCGCGGCGGCGAGCAGCAGCTCGCGCTCGGCCAAAGCCTCGTGAACGAGGCGGAACTCATATTGCTCGAGATAGCGCAGCCCGCCATGGACCAGCTTGGTGGAGGCGGAGGAGGTCGCCGCGGCGAGGTCCTTTTGCTCGAGCAGAAGGACGCTCAGCCCGCGCCCGGCGGCGTCGCGCGCTATGGCGCAGCCATTGACGCCGCCGCCGACGATAAGGAGATCGAAGACCATGGTCGGCTCCCCCCGCGATGTTTCTCGCGAGGAGAGTAGAGCCGAGAGCTGAAAGATTCGCCAGCGCCCCCTCCCCAGCCCTCCCCCGCTGCGCGCACGGCTGTCCGGGGAATGAGTCGATAGGTCGCGGGCGCATGCCCGGCTTTCCCGAGAGTTTCGGGGTACTTTCTGGTTGTCGAGACTCAGAAAGAAAGAGCCGGACATGCGCCTCGAGAATAGCGTCTTCGTCGAGCTTCTCAAACCGATCGATCGTCGCAGCTTCCAGAAGATCGTGGATCGTCACGGCGGCGACGCCTACGACAAATCCTTCAGGAGCTGGAGCCATCTGGTGGCGCTGATCTTCGCGCAGCTGGGCGCGGTCGTCAGCCTGCGCGCCCTCGTCGCCGCCTTCAACGCCGAGGCCAATGGGCATTATCACCTGGGCGTCGGGCGTTTCGCGCGCTCGACGCTCGCCGAAGCCAGCGCCCGCCGGCCCGTCGCCGTCTTCGCCGATCTCTTCGCTCTGCTCGCCGCGACGCTCGACCGCAAGACGCGGCGCGAGGGAGCCGAGATGCTCCGCCTCATCGACTCGACCCCCATCCCTTTGAGCAAGTTCCATGCGTTCGCCCGCTCCAACGGCCGCATCCACGGGCTCAAAATGCATGTCGCCTATGATCGCGGGGCCGACCGTCCCTATCGCGTCGAGGTGACGCTCGCCAATGTCAATGATGTCACCATCGGCAAGAAGACGCCGATCGAGGCGGGCGCCACCTATGTCTTCGACAAGGGCTATTATGATTTCAAATGGTGGAAGGGCATTCACGACGCCGGGGCGCTCTTCGTCACGCGGCCAAAGACCAACACGCGCTTGAAGGTCGTCGCCGAACGGCCGCTCGATAAGACCCGCGGCGACGGCTTCACCGTGCTCGCGGACAGCGAGGTCGCGCTGGCCAGCAAGGGCGATTCCAAGCTGCGGATGCGCCTGCGCCGCATCCGCATCGAGCGCGACGCGGCGAGCCGGACGAAATCGCCGATCATCGAGGTGATCACCAACGACATGACCCGCGATGCGGTGGAGATCGCCGCGCTCTACAAGGCGCGCTGGGCGATCGAGCTGCTGTTCCGCTGGCTGAAGCAGCATCTCTCGATCCGCAAGTTCTTGGGCAAGAACGAGAACGCCATCAAGCTTCAGCTGCTGGCGGCGATGATCGCCTTCCTGCTGCTGCGCATCGCCGCGCACAGCCACGGCGTCACTCTGCCGCCGCTGCGCTTCGCCGAGCTGGCTGGCCGCTTCCTGTTCGCGCGCCGGCCCGTCGCATCGATCGACGAGCCGCCGCCCAAATATCGCGTGCCGAGCCGGTGGAAGTCCGACTGCCAGATCGAGATGATCTATGCCTGAGTTTCCCCGGACAGCCGTGCGCTGCGCGGGAGAGGGAGCGGATTCGGCGCGTCATCGAGGTCTCGCGAAACGCTTGCCGTCCCCCTCTCCTGCGAAGCGGGGGAGGGTGAGGGAGGGGGCCTCTGCTCGGTCCCGCTCCCGTTCCAAAGAGCTTACTCGGAAGCGCGCGAGCGCGGCGCGGAATGGTCCGGCCGGCGGGCGGCGGCCGGCTTGGCGCGGCGGCGCTGCTGCTGTTGCGGCGGACGCCCATGCTCGGCGGGCTTGCCCGGATGGCGCGCGGCGCGGCCCGGCTCCTGATGCGTGCGGCGATGCTCGTGCGGACGGCGCGGGGCGTCGCTATCGGCGGCTGCGGAGCCCGGCGCGCTGCGGCGGTCGGTGATCGGCAGCGTCTGGCGCGTCACGCGCTCGATCTGCTTGAGCAGCGAGCGCTCGCTATTGTCGCAGAGCGAGACGGCGGCGCCCGTCGCACCGGCGCGCGCGGTGCGGCCGATGCGGTGGACATAGGCCTCGGGCGTCTCCGGCAGCTCGAAATTCACGACATGGGAAACTCCGTCGATATCGATGCCGCGGGCGGCGATATCGGTGGCCACCAGCGCGCGCGTGCGGCCGGAGCGGAAATCCTCGAGCGCGCGCTGGCGCTGATTCTGGCTCTTATTGCCATGGATCGCCGAGGCGCCGACGCCATTCGCGTCGAGATGCTGCGCCACGCGATCGGCCCCGCGCTTGGTGCGCGTGAAGACGATGGCGCGCGAGAAGTTCCGATCGGCGAAAAGCTCCAGCAGAACGTCGCGCTTGGCCGCGCCGTCCACCAGAATCACCCGCTGGTCCACGCGCTCGGCCGTCGTCGCCGCCGGCGTCACCTTCACGGTGATGGGGTCGCGCAGCATGTCGTCGGCGAGCGAGGCGATCTCCTTCGGCATGGTGGCCGAGAAGAAGAGATTCTGACGGTCCTTGGGCAGGCGCGAGACGATCTTGCGAATGGGGACGATGAAGCCGAGGTCGAGCATATGATCGGCCTCGTCCAGCACGATCGTCCGCGTCGACTCGAGCCGCAGATGGTTCGAGGAGACATGGTCGAGCAGGCGGCCGGGCGTCGCGACGAGAACGTCGAGCCCGCCGGCGAGCATGCGGATCTGCGGGCTATGGGCCACGCCGCCGACGATGACGCCGATGCTGACGCGGGCGAATTGCGCATAGGCGCGGAAGCTGTCGGCGATCTGCGCGGCCAGCTCGCGCGTCGGGGCCAGCACCAGAACGCGCGTGGTGTTGGGGGCGGGGCGGCGGCGGTCCTCGAGCAGCCGCTGCAGGATCGGCAGAGCGAAGGCGGCGGTCTTGCCGGTGCCGGTCTGCGCGATGCCGAGCAGGTCGCGGCCTTGGAGAAGCGCGGGGATCGCCTGAGCCTGGATCGGCGTGGGCGTCACATAATTTTCCTGCGCGAGCGCGCGCAGAATGACCTCGGCGAAGCCGAGATCGGCGAAATTGGTCACTGCGTAACTTTCGAAATAGGCCGCATGCGCGCGAGAACGTCTCCCGCGCGAGGCCATGCAGCGATGGATGGGAGACCTGCCCCGCGTATCGGGCCGTCATCGTGATGAGGACCCGCTCTACGGCTCCGATCCCCTGTGGGAAGCGATCCACGCGGCCGGAACGAGTCACGCTGCATTGCAGCAAGAACGTAGGTAAAGAGAATTCAAGGCTCTGTCAATCGGCAATCGCGCAGTTTGCGCCATTGTGGCGCTTTGGCCGCGCGCGGCAGGCGTGGCCGTGGACTATGCTTCGCGCGTTCGTCGCCATATAGAACGTAAGGATCTTCCGAACCCTCGAAGGCCGCGATCATGCTCGAAGCCCTCCGCGCTTTTCTCGATGAGGTCGCCGCGCCGGCGCGGCCGCGGCCGTTGGAGGCGTCCGATTATCGGCTCGCCGCGGTCGCGCTTCTGGTGCATCTCGCCTCCATAGACGGCGAGTTCGACGCCGGCGAGCGGGCGCTGCTGCAAAAGATCGTCGAGACGCGCTTCGGTCTGGATCACGCCGCCGCCCGCGCGCTGATCGAGGCGGCGGCGGAGAGCGAGCGTGACGCCGTCGATCTCTATCGTTTCACCCAGGTGCTGAAGCGCCGGCTCGATGAGGACGGCCGCCGCGTCGTCATCGGCATGTTGTGGGAGATGGCCTATGCCGATGGCGAGGTCCATGAATTCGAGGAAAATGTGATCTGGCGCGTCGCCGAGCTGCTCGGCGTCTCCACGCGCGATCGCGTCGCGCTTCGTCGGGAGGCGAAGGACGCGGACAAGCCGGTTCCGCCCGGCCCATGGGGAGGCTGAGAGATGAGCGACGCCGCGACCACCACCATCGTGACCGGAGCCTCGGACGGCATCGGCCTGGAGCTGGCCAAGCTCTTCGCCCGCAAGGGACGTCACGTCACTCTGGTCGCCCGCCGCCGCGAGCGGCTGGAAGCGCTGGCCGGCGAGATCGAGGCCGCCGGCGCGCCGGAGCGGCCGCTGGTCGTCGATCTCGACCTCTGCGCGACGGGCGCCTGCGAGAGCTTGGCCGAGACTTTGCGCGCCGCCGGGCGCAAGCCCGAGATTCTCGTCAACAACGCCGGCTTCGGCCTCGTCGGCCGCGTGGCCGAGCTGGACGCCGCAGAGCAATTGGCGATCGTCGATCTCAATATTCGCGCGCTGACGGCGCTGACCCTGCGCTTCCTGCCCTCGGTCATAGAGACGCGCGGAGGAATCTTGAATGTCGCCTCCGTGGCCTCCTTCATGCCGGGGCCGGGCTTCGCCGTCTATTACGCCAGCAAAGCCTATGTCCGCTCCTTCAGCGAGGCCTTGGCGGAGGAGCTGAAGCCGCATGGCGTGCGCGTCACCGCGCTCTGCCCGGGTCCGGTGCAGACCGGCTTTCAGGAGCGCGCCGGCTTCGACTATAAGGGCGAGATGAAAGCGGTGAAGCCCGCGCTGCTGCCGGCCGAGGAGGTCGCGCGGCAGGGCTATGAGGCGCTGTTCTCCGGCCGGCGCGTGGTCGTGCCGGGGCTGGTGAACAAATTCTTCGTCGCGGCGGGACGCGCGGCGCCGCGCGCGATTCTGCTGCCGCTGCTGGCCAAGGCGCAGCAGGCGCGGTGAAGATCGTCATCGCTGAAACGCGGCGAGCCCGACGGCGCTTTCGCGCGTCGGGCTCGCAAATTCGCGCGGCTGAAAAGATCAGGCTTCCTGAGCCTTGACCTTCAGCACCTGCCGGCCGCGATAAATGCCGGTCTTGAGGTCGATGTGATGCGGACGGCGCAGCTCGCCCGAATCCTTGTCCTCGACATAGGTCGGCGCCTTGATCGCGTCGGCGGAGCGGCGGAACCCGCGCTTCATCGGGGAGGTTTTTCGCTTCGGAACGGCCATTTGTCTCGATCTCCAACTCCCCGCATCGGGGGCGGGGTGAAAACTCGTGCGGGCCGCATACAACAAATCCGCGCGCATGGCTAGCCTGGACCGGACTCTGAAGAGCGACGTTCAGCTCCGCCGCCCCGCTTGATCGTGTCGAGCTTCGGCTCCATATACGGCCTCGAGGCGCCGCCGCCGGGCCTCGCAGATTTTTCGCACGAGAAGCGCCGCGAGGGCTTCGTAATGGCACGACTGCCGACGCTGAATTCCCCCTTCCTCCTGGGGTTCGACGAGATTGAACGCGCGCTGGATCGCGTCACACGCTCGGGCTCCGATGGTTATCCGCCCTATAATATCGAGAGGCTGCCGGGCGCCGATTCTTGTCCCGATCGGCTGCGGCTGACGCTGGCGGTCGCCGGCTTCACGCGCGATCAGCTGGAGATTTCGCTCGAGGAGAGCCAGCTCGTCATTCGCGGCAAGCAGGTGGACGATCGCGAGCGGCAATTCCTGCATCGCGGCATCGCCGCGCGGCAGTTCCAGCGCGCTTTTCTGCTGGCCGAGGGGATGCAGGTGCTGGGCGCCGATCTCGTCAACGGGCTCCTGTCCATCGATCTGGTGCGGCCGGAGCCGGAGCGCGTCATCCGCAAGATCGACATAGCGACGCCGGAGGAGCCGGCCAAATGAAAAGGGGCGCCGCGAGGCGCCCCTTTCGTTTTCGCAGGTCGTTTCGAGGGGGACCTCGGGGGAATTCGTTCAGCCGGTCGTCTGCTCTTCCTGCTCGCGGACGGTCATGGCGTTGCCGTGCCAGACGAAATCGTCGAAGAGGCAGGCGTCCACGAACATCACCGGCAGCAGAATGTCGCGCGTCAGCAGCGCCAGCGGGGTCAGCCGGGAGAGCCGCCAGCCGGCGACGCGGGCGAGGAGGCATTCCGCGCCATAGAGCCCGGCGAGGATCGCGCCCGCGGTCAGCGCCACATTGGCGTCGAGCAGATGCGCGGCGTAAGCGCCCGTCACCACGGGCATGAAGCTGCCATTCATGAATTCCGGCGCGAAATAGGCAGGGAAGGTGACGCGGCGCAGACGCGCCCAGCGCACATGGCGGGAGTAGACCTCATGCGCCGTGCGATGGCCGAGCGGCTGCTCGAAGGGCATGTCGACGAGCCGCACCTTCATCTTTTGCGCGCGGATGATCTTGGTGGAGGCGGCGTCCTCGGCGATCTCGGCGCCGAGAGCGCGAATGCCGCCGGCGCGCTCCAGCACCTCGCGGCGCCACATCATGTTCTTGCCCTGCGCGAAGCCGATGCCGACCGCCTCCGCCCCATATTGCCAGCGCGCCTGGAAAGTGTTGAGGAAGGCGCATTCCACCTCCGCCCAAAAGCCCTTGGGGCGAGAGCCGATCGGCATGGAGATGGAGAGCGCCGTATCGTCGCGGAAGGCGGCGAGCATGGTCTGAACATAGTCCGGCGGCAGCAGGGCGTTGGAGTCGGCGAGCACGACCCAGGAATGGCGCGCGGCGTCCCAGCCCTTCACGCAATTGTTGAGCTTGGGATTGACGCTCACATAATCGTCGCCGACGAGCAGCCGGGCGGAAATATGCGGATGCGCGGCGATGAGCCGCTCGACCAGCGGAATCACCGGATCATTGGCGCATTGCACGCAAAACAGCGCCTCATAGCTCGGATAGTCGAGCGCGAAGGTGGAGCCGATCGTCTCCTCGCTGAAAGTCTCCAGCCCGCGCAGCGGCCGCACGACGCTCACCGGCGGCGCATGGGCGGGAACGGGCAGAGTGCGGGGACGGGCTTTGCAGCGAAAGGCGGCGATGGCGATGCTGGCGAGGTTGAGCGAGAGCAGCGTCGCGCAAAAGGCGGCGCACACATAGGCGATGATCATGCGTGTTC
It encodes the following:
- the rpmF gene encoding 50S ribosomal protein L32, whose translation is MAVPKRKTSPMKRGFRRSADAIKAPTYVEDKDSGELRRPHHIDLKTGIYRGRQVLKVKAQEA
- a CDS encoding DEAD/DEAH box helicase; the protein is MASRGRRSRAHAAYFESYAVTNFADLGFAEVILRALAQENYVTPTPIQAQAIPALLQGRDLLGIAQTGTGKTAAFALPILQRLLEDRRRPAPNTTRVLVLAPTRELAAQIADSFRAYAQFARVSIGVIVGGVAHSPQIRMLAGGLDVLVATPGRLLDHVSSNHLRLESTRTIVLDEADHMLDLGFIVPIRKIVSRLPKDRQNLFFSATMPKEIASLADDMLRDPITVKVTPAATTAERVDQRVILVDGAAKRDVLLELFADRNFSRAIVFTRTKRGADRVAQHLDANGVGASAIHGNKSQNQRQRALEDFRSGRTRALVATDIAARGIDIDGVSHVVNFELPETPEAYVHRIGRTARAGATGAAVSLCDNSERSLLKQIERVTRQTLPITDRRSAPGSAAADSDAPRRPHEHRRTHQEPGRAARHPGKPAEHGRPPQQQQRRRAKPAAARRPDHSAPRSRASE
- a CDS encoding IS4 family transposase, with protein sequence MRLENSVFVELLKPIDRRSFQKIVDRHGGDAYDKSFRSWSHLVALIFAQLGAVVSLRALVAAFNAEANGHYHLGVGRFARSTLAEASARRPVAVFADLFALLAATLDRKTRREGAEMLRLIDSTPIPLSKFHAFARSNGRIHGLKMHVAYDRGADRPYRVEVTLANVNDVTIGKKTPIEAGATYVFDKGYYDFKWWKGIHDAGALFVTRPKTNTRLKVVAERPLDKTRGDGFTVLADSEVALASKGDSKLRMRLRRIRIERDAASRTKSPIIEVITNDMTRDAVEIAALYKARWAIELLFRWLKQHLSIRKFLGKNENAIKLQLLAAMIAFLLLRIAAHSHGVTLPPLRFAELAGRFLFARRPVASIDEPPPKYRVPSRWKSDCQIEMIYA
- a CDS encoding ceramide glucosyltransferase; the encoded protein is MIIAYVCAAFCATLLSLNLASIAIAAFRCKARPRTLPVPAHAPPVSVVRPLRGLETFSEETIGSTFALDYPSYEALFCVQCANDPVIPLVERLIAAHPHISARLLVGDDYVSVNPKLNNCVKGWDAARHSWVVLADSNALLPPDYVQTMLAAFRDDTALSISMPIGSRPKGFWAEVECAFLNTFQARWQYGAEAVGIGFAQGKNMMWRREVLERAGGIRALGAEIAEDAASTKIIRAQKMKVRLVDMPFEQPLGHRTAHEVYSRHVRWARLRRVTFPAYFAPEFMNGSFMPVVTGAYAAHLLDANVALTAGAILAGLYGAECLLARVAGWRLSRLTPLALLTRDILLPVMFVDACLFDDFVWHGNAMTVREQEEQTTG
- a CDS encoding TerB family tellurite resistance protein; the protein is MLEALRAFLDEVAAPARPRPLEASDYRLAAVALLVHLASIDGEFDAGERALLQKIVETRFGLDHAAARALIEAAAESERDAVDLYRFTQVLKRRLDEDGRRVVIGMLWEMAYADGEVHEFEENVIWRVAELLGVSTRDRVALRREAKDADKPVPPGPWGG
- a CDS encoding SDR family oxidoreductase, producing the protein MSDAATTTIVTGASDGIGLELAKLFARKGRHVTLVARRRERLEALAGEIEAAGAPERPLVVDLDLCATGACESLAETLRAAGRKPEILVNNAGFGLVGRVAELDAAEQLAIVDLNIRALTALTLRFLPSVIETRGGILNVASVASFMPGPGFAVYYASKAYVRSFSEALAEELKPHGVRVTALCPGPVQTGFQERAGFDYKGEMKAVKPALLPAEEVARQGYEALFSGRRVVVPGLVNKFFVAAGRAAPRAILLPLLAKAQQAR
- a CDS encoding Hsp20 family protein, producing the protein MARLPTLNSPFLLGFDEIERALDRVTRSGSDGYPPYNIERLPGADSCPDRLRLTLAVAGFTRDQLEISLEESQLVIRGKQVDDRERQFLHRGIAARQFQRAFLLAEGMQVLGADLVNGLLSIDLVRPEPERVIRKIDIATPEEPAK